In uncultured Draconibacterium sp., one genomic interval encodes:
- a CDS encoding Tex family protein encodes MQNKTIDLIARNLGLNTTQVLNTINLLNEGATVPFISRYRKERTGSLDEVQVLQIKEQNDKYAELAKRKETILKTIDEQGQLTPDLKSRIEDCFDSVELEDIYLPYKPKRRTKATIAREKGLEPLAKIIMKQLERDPEYRANQFLNDEVPSVEEALSGARDIIAEWVSENERARNIVRKGFDLGAYITSKLIKGKEEEAAKYRDYFDWSEPLKKCPSHRLLAMRRGENEGFLRVSISPDEERVLENLERFFVKGNNDSAEQVALAVKDSLKRLIRPSIETEFAKLSKEKADTEAINVFTENLKQLLLAPPLGQKRTLAIDPGYRTGCKVVCLDEQGNLLHNENIYPHKPQEEKKMAAKKISSMVEVYQIDAIAIGNGTASRETEAFIKKLRYNREVRVYVVSEDGASVYSASSVARQEFPQYDVTVRGAISIGRRLMDPLAELVKIDPKSIGVGQYQHDVDQKNLKSSLDSVVELSVNSVGVNLNTASKHLLTYISGLGPQLAENITTFRKENGIFESRDALKKVPRMGPKAFEQAAGFLRIPDAKNPLDNSGVHPESYNIVSKIAKDLKCEVKDLIRNEELISKIDFKNYVTAEVGLPTLTDIKNELLKPGRDPRKPIKIFEFADGIFNITDLQVDMVLPGIVNNITKFGAFVDVGIKESGLIHISEMADRFISDPNEIVKLHQHVKVRVKELDIPRKRIQLSLKGVEQE; translated from the coding sequence ATGCAAAACAAAACCATAGATCTTATTGCCCGTAACCTGGGATTGAATACTACTCAGGTTTTAAACACCATAAATCTGCTGAATGAAGGAGCTACTGTTCCATTTATTTCGCGCTACCGAAAAGAGCGCACCGGCAGTCTCGACGAAGTGCAGGTGCTTCAAATTAAAGAGCAAAATGATAAATATGCAGAACTTGCCAAACGCAAGGAAACAATACTAAAGACCATTGATGAACAGGGACAGTTGACCCCGGATCTTAAATCGCGAATCGAAGATTGTTTTGATTCGGTTGAACTGGAGGATATTTACCTGCCCTACAAACCGAAGCGCCGCACCAAAGCCACCATCGCCCGCGAAAAAGGCCTGGAGCCATTGGCAAAGATTATAATGAAACAGCTGGAGCGAGATCCTGAATACCGGGCCAACCAGTTTTTAAACGACGAAGTACCTTCAGTAGAAGAAGCACTTTCAGGGGCCCGCGATATAATTGCCGAGTGGGTAAGCGAAAACGAACGTGCCCGGAATATTGTTCGAAAAGGTTTTGATCTTGGAGCTTACATCACATCAAAACTTATAAAAGGAAAAGAAGAAGAGGCAGCTAAATACCGCGACTATTTTGACTGGAGCGAACCGCTGAAAAAGTGTCCTTCGCACCGTTTGCTGGCCATGCGCCGTGGCGAAAACGAAGGATTTCTGCGTGTTTCCATTTCGCCGGACGAAGAGCGGGTACTGGAAAACCTCGAACGTTTTTTTGTAAAAGGAAACAACGACAGCGCGGAGCAGGTAGCACTTGCCGTAAAAGACAGTTTGAAACGCCTCATCCGGCCGTCGATTGAAACGGAATTCGCCAAATTATCGAAAGAAAAAGCCGATACCGAAGCGATAAACGTTTTTACCGAAAACCTGAAACAGTTGCTATTGGCTCCACCACTGGGGCAAAAACGAACGCTTGCCATCGATCCCGGTTACCGCACAGGCTGTAAAGTAGTTTGTTTGGATGAACAGGGAAACCTGTTACACAACGAAAACATTTACCCGCACAAACCTCAGGAAGAAAAAAAGATGGCGGCCAAAAAAATTTCTTCGATGGTGGAAGTGTACCAAATTGATGCCATTGCCATTGGAAACGGAACGGCCAGCCGCGAAACTGAAGCTTTTATCAAAAAGCTACGTTACAATCGCGAAGTGCGTGTTTATGTGGTGAGTGAAGATGGTGCTTCGGTGTATTCCGCCTCATCAGTTGCCCGCCAGGAATTTCCGCAGTATGATGTAACCGTGCGTGGAGCCATTTCAATTGGCCGCCGTTTGATGGATCCACTGGCCGAGCTGGTAAAAATCGATCCAAAAAGTATTGGCGTTGGACAGTACCAGCACGATGTTGATCAGAAAAATTTGAAAAGCAGTCTCGATTCAGTGGTTGAACTCAGTGTAAATTCGGTTGGCGTAAATTTAAATACCGCAAGCAAACACCTGCTAACTTACATCTCGGGGCTTGGCCCGCAGTTGGCCGAAAACATTACCACTTTCCGAAAAGAAAACGGCATATTCGAATCGCGCGATGCCCTGAAAAAAGTACCGCGAATGGGGCCAAAAGCTTTTGAACAGGCTGCCGGATTCTTACGTATCCCTGATGCAAAAAATCCACTGGATAACTCAGGAGTGCATCCGGAATCGTATAATATCGTGTCGAAAATTGCCAAAGACCTTAAATGCGAGGTAAAAGACCTGATCAGAAATGAAGAGCTGATCTCGAAAATTGACTTTAAAAATTATGTGACAGCCGAAGTAGGCCTCCCTACCCTAACCGACATAAAAAATGAGTTACTAAAACCGGGCCGCGATCCACGAAAACCAATCAAGATTTTTGAATTTGCCGATGGTATTTTCAACATCACCGATTTGCAGGTTGACATGGTACTACCCGGAATTGTGAACAACATTACCAAGTTTGGGGCTTTTGTTGACGTGGGTATTAAAGAGTCAGGACTGATACATATTTCGGAAATGGCCGATCGTTTTATTTCCGATCCCAACGAAATTGTAAAATTGCATCAACACGTAAAAGTGCGGGTGAAAGAATTGGACATTCCACGCAAACGTATTCAGTTATCATTAAAAGGAGTTGAACAGGAATAA
- a CDS encoding M15 family metallopeptidase, whose amino-acid sequence MKRTTKILALLFLSAFLFSCASKSTSNHRNPYNLPLLNTVKEYKTQVAENPEMELVDLEKKLNNVVLDIRYATNNNFTKEVIYQSPKAFARKPVAAALKLVQDSLASLNLGLKVYDAYRPYAATLKFYEVYPDPDFVASPKTGSRHNRGCAVDVSLVNLTTKQELEMPTAFDDFSEKAHSDYTDLPEVAIQNRTILIGVMSHFGFSVISSEWWHFDFVGWEDFPLMDLSFEELTK is encoded by the coding sequence ATGAAAAGAACGACCAAAATACTTGCTCTTCTTTTCTTGAGTGCCTTTCTGTTTTCGTGCGCTTCAAAAAGCACTAGCAACCACCGGAATCCATATAATCTGCCACTTTTAAATACGGTAAAAGAATACAAAACTCAGGTTGCAGAAAATCCGGAAATGGAATTGGTTGACCTGGAAAAGAAGCTAAACAATGTGGTGCTCGACATTCGTTACGCCACCAACAATAATTTTACGAAAGAAGTAATTTACCAATCGCCAAAAGCCTTTGCTCGAAAACCTGTGGCAGCGGCTTTAAAATTGGTACAGGATTCGCTGGCATCACTAAATCTTGGCTTAAAAGTTTACGATGCCTATCGTCCGTATGCCGCAACACTTAAGTTTTATGAGGTGTACCCTGATCCCGATTTTGTTGCCAGCCCGAAAACCGGCTCCCGCCATAACCGGGGTTGTGCTGTTGATGTTTCGTTGGTGAATTTAACTACCAAGCAAGAACTTGAAATGCCCACAGCATTTGATGATTTTTCTGAAAAAGCGCATTCTGATTATACCGATCTGCCGGAAGTAGCTATCCAGAACCGCACCATTTTAATTGGCGTTATGTCTCATTTTGGATTTTCAGTGATTTCTTCTGAATGGTGGCATTTTGATTTTGTCGGCTGGGAAGATTTTCCGTTAATGGATCTTTCGTTTGAAGAGCTTACGAAGTAG
- a CDS encoding PspC domain-containing protein yields MAADRLYRSRNRVLGGVLAGFAEYFSIDVVLVRLIYVLLSLFSAGFPGLLVYIIFWIVTPEKPVNPYNSETTS; encoded by the coding sequence ATGGCAGCAGATCGTTTATATCGTTCGCGAAACAGAGTGCTGGGTGGTGTTTTGGCGGGTTTCGCCGAATACTTCTCGATTGATGTAGTTTTGGTTCGACTGATTTATGTGCTGCTATCGCTTTTCTCTGCCGGATTTCCAGGCTTGTTGGTTTATATTATTTTCTGGATTGTAACGCCTGAAAAACCCGTTAATCCGTATAATTCGGAAACTACTTCGTAA
- a CDS encoding sodium:alanine symporter family protein, with amino-acid sequence MNKLNEILSTIDGHIGGSQWFVFLLLGTGIFFTIYLKFPQFRYLKHSLRIVRGKFDKEGDVGDTSHFQALTTALSGTVGTGNIAGVALAIHLGGPAALFWMLMTAALGMTTKFVEVTLSHKYRDKAADGTIAGGPMYFMKKRLNIPLKNNKILKTGTLLGGLFAVATILSSFGTGNLPQINSISNSLFETFGINHMVTGGVLAVLLGLVIVGGIKRIANVTSKLVPLMAIVYFIGAMAVITYNYDNIIPSIVAIFGDVFNGSAAVGGFLGGSIAFAFNRGVNRGLFSNEAGQGSAPIAHAAARAHEPVSEGLVALLEPFIDTIIICSLTGLVLLSSGVWTEKHQNLFQETDIVVLDGNYSEAIESDVHQLHNYLVGKADLPMFNNSLQVQNGEIIDQPTILHARSVAEDIRVFVDNQPYSGEIKVTGGKIDRSPDSPNPKGLALDGKSLMHSAPLTTIAFTRSWFGDYGKYIVSIGLLMFAFSTAISWSYYGGRAVTYLFGVKAEVWYRVVYVIGFFLASFTDTTIIWTLSGITIALMTIPNLIGILSLSKEMKSEVKLFWVEYGKRFPGEKVPKG; translated from the coding sequence ATGAACAAACTCAATGAGATTCTTTCGACCATCGACGGCCATATTGGAGGCTCGCAATGGTTTGTATTTTTATTACTCGGAACGGGTATCTTTTTTACCATTTACCTGAAATTCCCACAGTTCCGTTACCTAAAACATTCGCTGCGAATTGTAAGGGGAAAATTCGACAAAGAAGGCGACGTAGGCGACACTTCGCACTTTCAGGCCTTAACAACAGCCTTGTCGGGAACAGTGGGAACCGGAAACATTGCAGGGGTGGCACTGGCCATTCACCTGGGCGGGCCGGCAGCACTTTTCTGGATGCTGATGACGGCAGCATTGGGTATGACCACCAAGTTTGTGGAAGTTACGCTGTCGCACAAATACCGCGACAAAGCTGCCGACGGAACAATTGCCGGGGGTCCCATGTATTTCATGAAAAAACGCCTGAACATTCCCTTAAAAAACAATAAAATTTTAAAAACCGGAACTTTGCTCGGAGGACTTTTTGCTGTTGCAACCATCCTTTCATCGTTTGGTACCGGAAACCTCCCACAAATTAACAGTATCTCCAACTCGCTGTTCGAGACTTTTGGCATCAACCACATGGTAACTGGCGGTGTTTTGGCCGTATTGCTTGGGCTGGTAATTGTTGGCGGAATTAAACGTATTGCCAATGTTACCTCGAAACTGGTACCGCTGATGGCCATCGTTTATTTTATCGGTGCGATGGCTGTAATCACTTACAATTACGATAATATTATACCGTCTATTGTTGCCATTTTCGGAGACGTTTTTAACGGTTCGGCAGCTGTTGGCGGCTTTTTAGGTGGAAGCATTGCTTTTGCTTTTAACCGGGGTGTAAACCGTGGATTGTTCTCGAACGAGGCAGGTCAGGGATCGGCGCCAATCGCCCACGCCGCTGCACGTGCACACGAGCCGGTTTCTGAGGGTTTGGTTGCATTACTGGAACCATTTATTGATACCATTATCATTTGTTCTTTAACCGGACTGGTACTGTTATCGTCGGGCGTTTGGACGGAGAAACACCAGAACCTTTTTCAGGAAACCGATATTGTTGTGCTCGACGGAAACTATTCGGAAGCCATAGAAAGCGATGTACATCAGTTACATAACTATCTGGTTGGGAAAGCTGATTTGCCCATGTTCAACAATAGTCTCCAGGTGCAGAACGGAGAAATTATCGACCAACCAACAATTTTGCACGCCCGTTCGGTAGCCGAAGACATTCGCGTTTTTGTGGATAATCAGCCTTATTCGGGTGAAATAAAAGTTACCGGCGGAAAGATCGACAGAAGTCCCGACAGCCCGAACCCAAAGGGTCTGGCTCTGGATGGAAAATCGTTGATGCACAGTGCGCCGCTTACCACCATTGCCTTTACGCGCAGCTGGTTTGGCGACTACGGAAAATACATTGTTTCAATCGGCCTGTTGATGTTTGCTTTCTCAACTGCCATCAGTTGGTCGTATTACGGTGGCCGTGCAGTTACCTATTTATTTGGCGTTAAAGCCGAAGTTTGGTACCGTGTGGTTTATGTAATCGGATTCTTTTTGGCGTCGTTTACCGACACAACAATTATCTGGACATTATCGGGAATTACCATTGCCTTAATGACCATTCCTAACCTTATCGGTATCCTCTCTCTTTCAAAAGAAATGAAGAGTGAGGTAAAATTATTCTGGGTGGAATATGGCAAACGTTTCCCGGGAGAGAAAGTACCAAAAGGATAG
- a CDS encoding sialidase family protein has product MNRSILSLSFLLLLVTSCHQKNSINFKLVSESYISDTTQYAQCHASTIIETENGLLVSFFGGPYERHPEVSIYTAAFEHGQRQKPQKVADGKADTTSFPTWNPVLFRSANNQIDLFYKVGPSPNDWWGMVMHSSDEGKSWSSPEKLPEGILGPIRNKPIQLSSGVILSPSSTEETHELWKAHIERSTDGGQTWTIIAIPSPDSVKVIQPTLLVYSDQRIQALLRSNQNVVMESWSSDEGKTWSEVQPTTIPHPNSGIDAITLQSGSKLLVNNPLPSGNSWEAGRNKLDLYYSTDGKSWENNMHLEDEPEGEFSYPCIIQTTDGLIHITYTYNRQQIKHVVLSAVN; this is encoded by the coding sequence ATGAATAGATCAATCCTGTCACTTAGTTTTCTTCTTCTACTAGTTACGAGTTGCCACCAAAAGAATAGCATAAACTTCAAGCTTGTTTCCGAAAGCTACATTTCCGATACAACGCAATATGCCCAGTGCCATGCCTCAACAATTATTGAAACTGAGAACGGGCTTTTGGTATCGTTTTTTGGAGGTCCGTACGAACGACATCCGGAGGTTAGCATATACACAGCTGCTTTTGAACACGGACAAAGGCAAAAACCACAAAAAGTAGCTGACGGCAAAGCTGATACAACGTCGTTCCCAACGTGGAATCCGGTTTTGTTCAGAAGTGCAAACAATCAAATTGATCTATTCTATAAAGTCGGCCCCAGCCCAAACGATTGGTGGGGAATGGTAATGCATTCGTCTGACGAAGGGAAATCATGGTCGTCACCTGAAAAATTACCGGAAGGAATTCTTGGTCCGATCCGGAATAAACCGATTCAACTGTCGTCGGGTGTGATTCTCAGCCCATCAAGCACCGAAGAAACGCACGAACTTTGGAAAGCGCACATTGAGCGATCAACAGACGGTGGACAGACCTGGACAATAATAGCCATTCCTTCACCCGACTCTGTAAAAGTTATACAACCCACTTTGCTTGTTTATTCCGATCAACGAATTCAGGCACTTTTAAGAAGCAACCAAAATGTTGTTATGGAGAGCTGGTCGAGTGATGAAGGAAAAACATGGTCGGAAGTTCAGCCAACAACAATCCCCCATCCCAATTCGGGAATTGATGCGATCACGCTGCAATCGGGATCAAAATTGCTGGTAAACAATCCGCTGCCAAGTGGCAATTCGTGGGAGGCCGGACGAAACAAACTCGATCTTTATTATTCCACCGATGGAAAATCGTGGGAAAACAATATGCATTTAGAAGATGAACCGGAAGGTGAATTCAGTTATCCGTGTATTATTCAAACAACTGATGGATTAATTCACATCACTTATACTTATAACCGGCAGCAGATTAAACATGTAGTTTTAAGTGCTGTTAATTAG
- a CDS encoding Smr/MutS family protein: MQNIYPNNFEAKIGFDRIREMLTNKCISTMGDEWVQEMHFQTSYDTILLQLHEVNEFCRIIREFDSFPATHFYDLREALQKIRLEGRFLEPEELFDLKRSLESVRAIVNFFSKQEEEAFPILKQKTSRVQVFPYIYDRIDVIINKFGKIRDNASPELAQTRRSILNMQSNMSKRLHAILKQAQKNGWVEEDASVSIRDGRAVIPVAAANKRKLKGIVYDESATGKTSYVEPNEIVEMNNEIRELEYAERREIIKILTNFANDIRPYLEELASSYDFLGEMDFIRAKALLAVEFDAIRPEFKEEPIIEWYHAIHPLLLKTLKKENRKIVPLDIKLTDEKHILLISGPNAGGKSVCLKTTGLLQYMLQCGLLIPVNEASKTGVFEQLFIDIGDEQSMENDLSTYSSHLMNMKHFVRNCNEKTLILIDEFGTGTEPMLGGAIAESILEKLTELGTFGVITTHYTNLKHFASSAEGIINGAMLYDSQNMNPLFKLDIGKPGSSFAFEIARKIGLPEDILEHATEKVGKDHIDFDRNLRKINRDKRYWETKRMKIRKVEKIIDDTAETYEAELQEIQKQRKEILKKAKEEADALLKGVNKRIENTIQEIKQAQADKEKTKEARAKLGDLKKDIDRKTTGNDSQISKKMEKLRMREDNRNKHRPDESKKPVSKEKLEQSIEMRPGDKVRLKGQDTVGDLIEINAKNAVVAFGQLMTTIPSKNLERISNNEAKKLDKNRGGRASVLSEGFSERRLSFKPEIDIRGQRADEAISKITAFIDEAIMFESGQLRILHGKGNGILRQIIREYLRSEPMVRSYKDEHVDFGGSGITVVNLAL; this comes from the coding sequence ATGCAAAACATTTATCCAAATAATTTCGAGGCAAAAATTGGTTTCGACCGCATTCGTGAGATGCTCACCAACAAGTGCATCAGCACCATGGGAGACGAATGGGTGCAGGAAATGCATTTTCAAACTTCGTACGACACCATTTTGTTACAATTGCATGAGGTTAATGAGTTTTGCCGCATTATCCGTGAGTTCGACAGTTTCCCGGCCACACATTTTTACGATCTGCGCGAGGCTTTACAAAAAATCCGACTGGAAGGTCGTTTCCTGGAGCCCGAAGAACTGTTTGATTTGAAACGTTCGCTGGAATCGGTACGAGCCATTGTTAATTTCTTTTCGAAACAGGAAGAAGAAGCCTTCCCTATTCTAAAACAGAAAACATCGCGGGTGCAGGTGTTTCCATACATATACGACCGCATTGATGTAATCATCAATAAATTTGGCAAGATCCGCGACAATGCATCGCCAGAGCTGGCACAAACGCGCCGCAGTATTTTAAATATGCAGTCGAACATGTCGAAACGTTTGCATGCCATTTTAAAACAAGCGCAAAAAAATGGCTGGGTGGAAGAAGACGCGTCGGTTTCAATCCGCGATGGACGTGCTGTTATTCCTGTTGCTGCGGCCAATAAACGCAAACTAAAAGGTATTGTTTACGACGAGTCAGCAACCGGAAAAACATCGTATGTTGAGCCCAACGAAATCGTAGAAATGAACAACGAGATCCGCGAGTTGGAATACGCCGAACGCCGCGAGATCATTAAAATACTCACCAATTTTGCAAACGATATTCGTCCCTACCTGGAAGAGTTGGCTTCCTCGTATGATTTCCTTGGCGAAATGGATTTTATTCGGGCAAAAGCATTGCTGGCGGTTGAATTTGATGCCATCCGCCCTGAATTTAAAGAGGAACCAATAATCGAATGGTATCACGCCATTCATCCACTGCTTTTAAAAACATTAAAAAAGGAAAACCGCAAAATTGTTCCGCTCGATATAAAACTCACCGACGAAAAACATATCCTGTTGATTTCGGGACCAAACGCCGGAGGTAAATCGGTGTGCCTGAAAACAACCGGGCTGCTGCAATACATGTTGCAATGTGGGTTGCTTATCCCGGTAAACGAAGCCAGTAAAACAGGTGTTTTCGAACAACTTTTTATTGATATCGGCGACGAGCAATCGATGGAAAACGACCTGAGTACCTACAGTTCGCACCTGATGAACATGAAACATTTTGTGCGCAATTGTAACGAAAAAACGCTGATCCTGATTGATGAATTTGGTACCGGAACCGAACCTATGCTGGGTGGAGCCATTGCCGAGTCAATTCTGGAGAAGTTGACAGAACTGGGTACTTTTGGTGTGATTACCACACACTACACCAACCTGAAACACTTTGCTTCGTCGGCCGAAGGAATTATAAACGGTGCTATGCTTTACGATTCACAAAATATGAATCCGCTTTTCAAACTGGATATTGGCAAACCGGGCAGTTCATTTGCTTTTGAGATTGCAAGGAAAATAGGATTACCCGAAGATATTTTGGAGCATGCTACAGAAAAAGTGGGAAAAGACCACATTGATTTCGACCGTAACCTGCGCAAAATTAACCGCGACAAACGCTACTGGGAAACCAAGCGAATGAAGATCCGCAAAGTGGAAAAGATTATTGACGACACGGCAGAAACTTACGAGGCAGAATTGCAGGAAATTCAGAAGCAGCGAAAAGAGATTCTGAAAAAAGCTAAAGAAGAAGCGGATGCTTTACTGAAAGGGGTGAATAAGCGGATTGAAAACACCATTCAGGAAATTAAACAAGCCCAGGCAGATAAGGAAAAAACAAAAGAAGCACGGGCAAAATTGGGTGATCTGAAAAAGGATATCGACCGTAAAACAACGGGCAACGATTCGCAAATCTCTAAAAAGATGGAGAAACTGCGCATGCGCGAAGACAACCGAAATAAACACCGCCCCGATGAGTCGAAAAAGCCGGTAAGCAAAGAAAAGCTGGAGCAAAGCATAGAAATGCGTCCCGGCGATAAAGTGCGTTTAAAAGGACAGGATACCGTTGGCGACCTCATTGAAATTAATGCAAAAAATGCAGTGGTTGCCTTTGGCCAGCTAATGACAACAATACCAAGTAAAAACCTGGAACGGATAAGCAATAACGAAGCTAAAAAGCTGGATAAAAACCGTGGTGGACGGGCATCTGTTCTTAGCGAAGGTTTCTCTGAACGCCGCCTGAGTTTTAAACCAGAAATCGATATTCGTGGACAAAGAGCTGATGAAGCAATCTCGAAAATCACAGCGTTTATTGATGAAGCTATAATGTTTGAATCGGGTCAACTTCGAATCCTCCATGGCAAAGGGAATGGAATTCTGAGACAAATTATTCGCGAATACCTGCGCTCGGAACCCATGGTGCGCAGCTACAAAGATGAACATGTTGACTTTGGCGGTTCCGGGATTACAGTGGTAAACTTAGCACTATAA
- a CDS encoding HAD family hydrolase translates to MKTNFKVIAFDADDTLWVNETFFRETEEMFCALLSEFSTSDEIMEVLYTIEIQNLEEYGYGTKGFVLSMVETALKITGNKVPQEIIEQIIELGKKQINQPVELLDGVIETLEYLQQKDYKLIVATKGDLLDQERKLKKSKLEKYFHHVEVMSNKKPADYQKLINHLEIAPEDFLMIGNSYKSDIEPVLQLGGFGIHIPFHITWIHEQVEEVEDHRNWIKRSNIAEIKTIL, encoded by the coding sequence ATGAAAACCAACTTCAAAGTAATAGCCTTCGATGCCGACGACACCCTTTGGGTAAACGAAACATTCTTTCGCGAAACCGAGGAAATGTTTTGTGCGCTACTTTCGGAGTTCAGCACATCTGACGAAATCATGGAAGTGCTTTATACCATCGAAATACAAAACCTGGAAGAATACGGTTACGGCACCAAAGGATTTGTACTTTCAATGGTTGAGACGGCGTTGAAAATTACCGGCAATAAAGTACCACAGGAAATTATAGAGCAAATTATTGAACTGGGTAAAAAACAGATCAACCAGCCGGTAGAATTGCTCGACGGCGTTATTGAAACACTGGAATATTTGCAGCAAAAAGACTATAAATTAATTGTGGCTACCAAAGGCGATCTGCTTGATCAGGAACGAAAACTTAAAAAGTCGAAACTGGAGAAATACTTTCATCATGTGGAAGTGATGAGCAATAAAAAACCGGCAGACTACCAAAAGCTCATCAACCATCTGGAGATTGCTCCGGAAGATTTTCTAATGATCGGAAATTCATATAAATCAGACATCGAACCGGTACTGCAACTGGGCGGTTTTGGTATCCATATTCCTTTTCATATTACCTGGATTCACGAACAAGTGGAAGAAGTGGAAGATCATCGGAACTGGATAAAACGATCAAACATAGCTGAAATAAAAACGATTTTATAA
- a CDS encoding arylsulfatase: protein MRNLSVSILLTLLFSSCSHKPYETKPNIIIILADDQGWGDLSCKGNTNIETPNIDKLAETGVTFDRFFVCAVCSPTRAELLTGRYHVRSGVWSTGAGGERMDLDETTIAEVFKNAGYATAAYGKWHNGMQAPYHPNSRGFDDFYGFCSGHWGNYYSPMLEHNGEIVKGDGFIIDDLTQKGLEFIEENADKPFLLYLPFNTPHSPMQVPDKFWEKYKNKNLAMFYRDKEKEDTLFTKAALAMCENIDWNVGRISQKVEELGLTENTIILYLSDNGPNGFRWNDNMKGKKGSTDEGGVRSPLIIKWEGNLRAGKEISEITSGIDLLPTLAELAGIEVRTKNPLDGLSIKPLLTDDDTEWQDRIIYNYWGGRLSLRNQKFRLDHQNKLFDMENDPGQHIDVSEKYPNEYQQLLLAKTNWQKEVASELDRDAKRPFTIGHPSVFQTQLPARDAIAHGNIKRSNKYPNSTYLTNWMATTDKITFDAEVLTSGNYEIELFYTCPEEEIGSNLKLSFNDSQLEFEINEACNSSLLDDRDIYPRMEGYVKEFHRKKVGTIYLEEGKGLLTLQATLIPGNHVMDFRLLLLRKI, encoded by the coding sequence ATGAGAAACCTGTCAGTATCGATACTTCTTACCCTTTTATTTTCATCCTGTTCTCACAAGCCTTACGAAACAAAACCCAATATCATTATTATTTTGGCCGACGACCAAGGTTGGGGAGATTTAAGTTGTAAGGGAAATACAAACATTGAAACGCCAAACATCGATAAGCTGGCTGAAACCGGCGTTACTTTCGACCGGTTTTTTGTTTGTGCCGTTTGCTCCCCTACCCGGGCCGAATTGTTAACAGGACGCTATCATGTGCGCAGTGGTGTTTGGTCAACCGGAGCAGGAGGAGAACGAATGGATCTTGATGAGACTACCATCGCCGAAGTATTTAAAAATGCCGGTTACGCTACCGCAGCTTATGGAAAATGGCACAACGGCATGCAGGCTCCCTACCACCCAAACTCAAGAGGCTTTGATGACTTTTACGGCTTCTGTTCCGGTCATTGGGGAAACTATTACAGCCCTATGTTAGAACATAATGGTGAGATTGTAAAAGGCGATGGTTTTATCATAGACGACCTTACCCAAAAAGGGCTGGAATTTATTGAAGAAAACGCGGACAAACCATTTCTGTTGTATTTGCCATTTAACACACCTCATTCGCCAATGCAGGTCCCCGATAAATTCTGGGAAAAGTATAAAAACAAAAACCTTGCTATGTTTTATCGCGACAAGGAAAAGGAGGACACGCTGTTTACAAAAGCTGCTTTGGCCATGTGCGAGAACATCGATTGGAATGTAGGTCGTATTTCTCAAAAAGTTGAAGAATTGGGATTGACAGAGAATACCATCATACTTTATCTTTCGGATAACGGCCCAAATGGATTTCGCTGGAATGATAACATGAAAGGGAAAAAAGGCTCAACCGATGAAGGTGGAGTACGTTCTCCGCTTATTATAAAATGGGAAGGCAATTTACGAGCCGGTAAAGAAATCAGCGAAATTACCAGCGGAATAGATTTACTCCCAACACTGGCCGAATTGGCCGGGATAGAAGTACGCACAAAAAATCCACTTGATGGCCTCAGTATAAAACCCTTACTAACCGATGATGACACAGAATGGCAGGATCGGATCATTTATAATTACTGGGGAGGCAGATTGAGCTTAAGAAATCAGAAATTCAGGCTCGATCACCAAAATAAGCTTTTTGATATGGAAAATGATCCGGGACAGCATATCGACGTTTCGGAAAAGTACCCTAATGAATACCAACAACTGCTTTTGGCAAAAACAAACTGGCAAAAAGAAGTAGCAAGCGAATTGGACAGAGATGCCAAACGACCATTTACAATCGGTCATCCAAGTGTCTTTCAAACTCAACTCCCAGCTCGCGATGCAATTGCCCACGGCAATATAAAACGATCAAACAAATATCCCAACAGCACTTATTTAACGAACTGGATGGCTACTACCGATAAAATTACCTTCGATGCGGAAGTACTCACCAGCGGCAATTATGAAATTGAGTTGTTCTATACCTGCCCTGAAGAAGAAATCGGTTCAAACCTTAAACTTAGCTTTAACGATTCTCAGCTCGAATTCGAAATAAACGAAGCCTGTAATTCTTCATTACTCGACGACAGGGATATTTATCCACGAATGGAAGGGTATGTAAAAGAATTTCACCGAAAAAAAGTTGGCACCATATACTTAGAAGAAGGAAAGGGATTACTGACCTTACAAGCCACCCTGATTCCCGGCAATCATGTAATGGATTTTAGATTGCTTCTTCTTCGGAAAATCTAA